In Aspergillus nidulans FGSC A4 chromosome II, the genomic stretch GGTTGAATCACGTAGTCTTTATAATACCATACCATACCTTTCATATTGGGCTGATCCTCTGCGGGACAAAATATGAGATAACAAGGCCGCTGCTAGTACCCGTGGCAAAGGTACTTGCCATCCACCATGTTTGTATTTTCTCTGGGGCAAAAGTTCTCTAGTGACTATCTACGCAATGAGTCATAATGAGTTGCTTCAAGAGCGAGGCTATCTAGATCACCTAGACATAACTCAGACGTCTATCTTGGGGCCCATCTGCAAGTTAGGCTTGACCGCAATTATACCAAAACAAATTACATCAGTAGACATTTAAAATTGACTGCTGTTTAGTGCAGCAAAATACGAAAATTACGCTATGATGTCGGTTTTCTAAATAATGTATTATGACACTATAAAATCAATGCAATAAATAGCTAGGATAAACTGATCCTAATCTCGTGGCTGTAAGTCGTTGCTGTCGTTAATGAATACTAAAGTAGTGATGGTAGTCGTAAGATAATAGACAAACCGATGTAAACAGTACTCCTGGTCCTGAGCCCCAGGCCACCAAGTTAACCCACCCTGCGAACTCACCGAAATAAAACATAAAACAAAAATGATAAGAACTATATGTATCCAAAGTAAACCGATTAAGCGCCAGATATAGCAAATGGACGGAATAAACGATgctgagaaagaaaaatGTGAGAAAACATCATACTGATAATATCTCTATAAGTGAGATGGTGTCTGAGTGCAGACCGAATCAATGTCTAAAGATAACCTGAGTATGCAACCGGGTAAAATGCGTTATCGTAGAGTCATGGGGTGAGAGATAAATCACGAGGCTGAAGATAAAAGTAGGGGTCGAAACTATCAAACTGTAGTTCTAGGCATAAGCAGATGTCCGTCGTCCAGAGCCAACGGGCCGGGTATAGTCGGAGGAGCGTGCAGCATGCGCAGAAGGGATGTACTGAACATCTCTTGCTCGCCTTAACTCTCTCTCTTTGATGCGTGCATCTACCGGATCGAGTTCCCGGTAGAGCGGTCGGCGAGAGGACTGCGACGAGTCGACAGGGTAAGTGTAGGTAGTGCTCCTCACAATATTCGGCCGATCTTGACGAGGCGGCGAGTATGTTCTTGAGTGTCTCAaaagcggcggtggtggtggtccCTGTGACCTGGGCTCTATGAGAACTGGTTCAGGCCCAGTCTTATAGCGCGAGGCTTTCGGCGAAATCTCAGGGATCTCTGGAGTTGGGCTTGAGCTCGCGTAGCCCGAGTCGGACCTCTCACCTCGCAGTTTTGACGTTCTTATCTCAGCGAGGTAGACGTGCTCCGTCCGGCGAGTACGGGAATCAGAACGTACATGGCCCGAAGACCGGGAGTGATGCGATGTTTGCGGGCCGGGGAACGTTGAGGCGGTGGGCATTGAGGGAACAGTTCGTGGAGCATGGTCAAGATGCTCATAAGAACTGTGGTGAGACGTAGGAGGTCTGGTAGATCGTCTTGATCGACCTGAATGTTCTCCAGACTCGTAACCATGAGGAGAGCGAGACGAGCGGTGGCGTCGATCAGGTTCGGGAATGGTTTCCTTTGAACGGCGAATATAATCAGTCGCACGGGAAGACAGCACATCAACCTTATCGTGCTTGTAATCATCAGAGTCGTAGTCGTCCTCATCACGGTAACGAGCCTTGGAAGATCGAGGAACTGATTCGGTCGGTCTGGTTTTCGCATCTCGATATCGCTTGTCGGAGGGCTTCTTTACAGGTATGAAATACACCTCCGAGCTGGCTGAAGAGTCGTCGGAATCGACATCAATAATATGGATGTACTTATCGTGGCTCTCCCGTTTCCGTTCCTTGGTTCGGACCTTGTCCCGATCCGCTCGGGAGGCTTTTCTGGAATCGCGAGCCTCCTTTTTGGCGGCATGCGCAGCACTAGACGATGGCGCAGCCTTGGACGacctcctcttctcatcGGTGGTGGCCCTCGAACGTGGGCGCGCACCATACTCAGCGTGTTTTCGTGACGTAGGTCGTGGTGACTCGGTATAGCgaccctcttcttcaaagaAATTCTCGGAAGACGATCGAGCATCGGCGGGGACTCGTTCTTCGTAGATCCGTCCATCGCGGTACTCGCGCGTATTTGGACGAGTATATGAAGCGCCGCGCGCCGCCATCTCGCGCTTCAGTTCGGCCAATTTCACCTTGTTATCATACTTGGCCCTGGTTGTCTCATCGGACAGGCACTCGTACGCCTGCTGTACTTTCTGGAATTGGGTCTGGGCCTCACTGCGCAACGACTcgtccttgatcttgtcggGGTGACATTTCAATACGAGTTTTCGATGTGAAGATTTGATCTCAGCCAGGGTCGCATCTTTGGATACCCCCAACGCTTCGTAGGGGTCGAAATCAGGTAATACTGTCATGCTTTCGAAAGAAACAAACCGACAGAGGGGAATTGAATCTGTGTTAAAAATAAATGTCGAGGATGTGTTCAGGGCAGGCAATGTAGTATTTAACGGGCGGCAAAACGCTCGGACAGCCAGGCCTTGACAGATGATCGGTATGGAGCAATGCGGGATGTGGCAATCAGATGCAGATAGGGGACAAGAGCAAACCTTTCCGGAAGGGGAATGGAAAGCTTTTGTAATCAATCTGGAAAGACACGGAATAAAGACGAAGATGGAAGGGCTAAGGGATAAAGCGGGCATTAACAGGGGCTATTTAAAAAACCAACCTGGACAACAATAATATCCAGTCCtgtggaaagaaagaagagatgaTGCAACGCCGAGTGGTTCTTCCCCTGGTGTATTGTATGTTACCGCGATGAGGACTGGAACCAATCAGCAGTTTGGGATGGCGGCAGGCACCGTATTTAAACGGTATTTGAAGGTTATCACGTAAGCCTGAGTCGCTGCTGACCGAGGGGCAAACCGGAGTCGTGAACAACGCAATAAAGCGACTGCGCCACACTCTCGGGCTCTTTCTTTTGCGATTCGATGCCGAATAAGGCCAAGTGGCCAAAGGAAAGACAATGATCAAGCGACCGGCAGCCAAAGAACggaagaagcgaagagatgTGCTCAAGAGATCGAAAAGAGGTCGAAAAGTAGTCGGGTATCAAGGGAGTGGTACCACGTCAATGGCCAAAGAGTCGATGGATGCAGTGGAATGATGAATCAGGGCACTGCTGAGGGTGCTGGAAGATACTTTATGATGCTCGATGATGCCACGGACAGCAGTGCAAGACGCCTGGGAGGCTGCATGCGACTGGCGAAAAGAGGGAATAGGCAGTGTCTTAGGCTTTGCATGATTTTTTAGTTCAGTAGCTGCTCTTGATTCCAAGCAAGACAACGAACTCGTACCTGAAGACGTAGAGAGCGGCGGTGAAACCAACCGGATTCGTGGAAGTAGAAGGAGCGGTCAATCACCAATTGAAGCTGGACTGAGACCGCTCAGGCGGAGCTTTGGACTCTCTGCTCGAAGAAGACtgggaagaagctgaagagagTTACAGACAAGGTCGGTCCAAAGCAGGGGGCCAGCAAGTGATACAAATAGATGGGTAGGTACGTCTGTTCGGCCTCCATCTGATTGATTCTGGTCTCTACAGCAATAAGCGGAGCACTATGGAGACCAAACAAGTTGGAGCTCCATTCGTCACGTTGGCAGCCCTGAACCTAGTCGTCGACTACTAGACTCCTGCGTGTTGCTGGTCATCCTCCATTGCCAGCTCCTGTGACAGATGCGCACCCTCAGCGCTCTCAGCGCCCCCAGCGCCTTCACCACAGCTCGGTCGGGGGTCCCGTTGGCTGAAGGCCCCAGCCATTATCTGCACTTCTAACATCACATTATTGAGTTTCAGTGTTGAGGAACGCAGGTGGGCATCGACTCGTCGCCAACCCCGCACTATTCTGGACACGCTGAGACTAACGTGAAGCCTGCTCTTTTGCCTGTTCAGGGAGAGAGCGGCGCTGCTCTGCATCCAATCATCCCAGCGAGCTCAGCACACCCTGCTCGTCTGTCCGCCTCACCGAAGAGATGCGCTGGTGTCTGCAACCTCGAATTGGCTCTGGCCCTTCAGTTATcgcccctccccctccttcGCTGTGCTCCAATCAGCGTCGCCCGTTTTAGCGCCGTGGATGCCCCTTCACCTGAGGAGCAGTCGACTCCAAAGACTCCAGAAGACTCCAGAGAGTTTCACCAGGCCAGAGTGGAGACCGCCACCTTCTACACCTCCTGTACCTTCTGTGCTTGCCTGGCCTGTCATCCTCGCGATCCGATCCCGGCCTCATGTCCCATGGTTTTCGCCGGAAGCTCCCGTGCATTGAGCCAGTGCCTGAATCACTGCCCCCGAGTCGGACGATTCCAGGTTGATATGTCACACAGTCACAAGGTGCTGGGCTTGCGCTTCGCGGGGTAAAGCGGCGGACGCTACCTACTCAGAGTACGTCAGGTCAACCCCGTTGATCGATCTCCCCAGCCGGTGGAACGATCTAGTCAGAAGCAGATACCCGCCGGGGGTGGATAGTACAGGGTCGCGACGTAATACTGGTGGATGACCTGCTGTCCCACGAACCGGACAAACTAGAGCATGACATCGGTGACGCTTCTGCAAAAAGGAAGACTCCTCGTGGAACGGAATAAACCACTTCTCGAGAACACATTAACCCCGAGTCATCTGCACGCGGGGGTCAAGAAAAGGTACGTACCTTGACCAACCAACCCACGCCTCTTATCCAGAGCTCCCATGCAATGCAATGATTGCCATGGCATCGAGCTAGTATAGTCCGATGCTATGCTTCGTTTTCTGAGCAAACCCTTTCCCATAATAGGCCCTGATCAGCCACTCTTTCAAACGGACAGCCCTCCTTGATGACGAAAAATCCAGAAAAAAACAGCCTATaaatcaaagaagaaaagtCTAGACGCCGATACTCATGCACCCCATGATCACAGCGAGGCTCTTGTATTTTGCTCGCCCATCCAGCTCTCTGAGTGCCCCTCCATCCCGGTACCAAGCAGGCCTGCCCTTCTTCACGGGTCAACCTAAACTTTAGCCGGCTTTTCACCCGTTGCATCATGAGGCACCATTGCCAATTTACCTCTCTACTGACCTCTATACCTCGCTATATTCTGATCCTATTCCTCCGCCCGCCCGGACCGAGATACGTACAAGACACAGCCTCCTGTCGATATCCCGCGGCTTGCAAAATGTCAGATAAATAAAacaaaagaataaaaaaaataagcAAACGATGCCTTTAGTCTCGCTATCATGCCTTACCGTCAACACCATAGttcgcagcagcaatatgCAGCCGCAGGGCACGCCTCGCAAGGGCGGGACAGGGCAAGAGGCTATGCAGTAGGCTAACTGCCATACATAGACATTCCAGCATCGCTCGACTGGCTTTCGAGAACTGAAGGGAACAAGCACGTCCCTAAACTTTATTAACATACGAAGCAAACCCATTGGGCGCCTTGCCGTAAGTGCAAGCGCGTGGATAAGCGGACGACGATTACTCCGTCGGTATAACGCTTAGCCCTCCTTAAGCCCGAGGCGTAAGCACTGCTGCAGCCGGCTGATCTAATCTCCCACGTTCGGTTGAGACTAACAGCCAGGGCCGGCCACGAGCGTTGAGGCAGGGCTGAGACAGAGCTGAGACAAGGCCCTGGTAG encodes the following:
- a CDS encoding J domain-containing protein (transcript_id=CADANIAT00004456) encodes the protein MTVLPDFDPYEALGVSKDATLAEIKSSHRKLVLKCHPDKIKDESLRSEAQTQFQKVQQAYECLSDETTRAKYDNKVKLAELKREMAARGASYTRPNTREYRDGRIYEERVPADARSSSENFFEEEGRYTESPRPTSRKHAEYGARPRSRATTDEKRRSSKAAPSSSAAHAAKKEARDSRKASRADRDKVRTKERKRESHDKYIHIIDVDSDDSSASSEVYFIPVKKPSDKRYRDAKTRPTESVPRSSKARYRDEDDYDSDDYKHDKVDVLSSRATDYIRRSKETIPEPDRRHRSSRSPHGYESGEHSGRSRRSTRPPTSHHSSYEHLDHAPRTVPSMPTASTFPGPQTSHHSRSSGHVRSDSRTRRTEHVYLAEIRTSKLRGERSDSGYASSSPTPEIPEISPKASRYKTGPEPVLIEPRSQGPPPPPLLRHSRTYSPPRQDRPNIVRSTTYTYPVDSSQSSRRPLYRELDPVDARIKERELRRARDVQYIPSAHAARSSDYTRPVGSGRRTSAYA